The Devosia sp. MC521 genome has a segment encoding these proteins:
- a CDS encoding sugar ABC transporter permease, giving the protein MAQARLDRNEQFNGWAFIMPAMVLLGLFMIYPIIWSLWMSFQVGRGNSFSFGGFANIQRLANDALLVQALTNTIIFFIIQVPIMIVLALLSAVALNDPSLRFRGLFRTLLFLPCVTSLIAYSSLFKSMFSTDGVINQALMGLHIIGAPIPWLTDPFWAKIVIISAITWRWTGYNMIFYLAALQNIDKSIYEAARIDGVPAWARFWRITVPMLKPVILFTTILSTIGTLQLFDEVNNITQGGPGNGTMTLSLYIYNLTFRMMPSFGYSALVSWVIVLIVAVLSIMQFFIARDRRRAS; this is encoded by the coding sequence ATGGCGCAAGCGCGTTTGGACCGTAATGAGCAGTTCAATGGCTGGGCATTCATCATGCCCGCAATGGTCCTGCTTGGCCTGTTTATGATCTACCCCATCATCTGGTCGCTCTGGATGAGCTTTCAGGTGGGGCGTGGCAACAGCTTCTCATTTGGCGGCTTCGCCAATATCCAGCGTTTGGCCAATGACGCCCTGCTCGTTCAGGCGCTGACCAACACCATCATCTTCTTCATCATCCAAGTGCCGATCATGATCGTTTTGGCCCTGCTGTCTGCAGTGGCGCTGAACGATCCATCGCTGCGCTTCCGCGGGCTCTTCAGAACTCTTCTGTTCCTGCCTTGCGTCACCTCGCTGATCGCCTATTCGAGCCTTTTCAAATCGATGTTCTCGACTGATGGCGTCATCAATCAGGCGCTCATGGGCTTGCATATTATCGGCGCGCCAATCCCGTGGCTGACCGACCCATTCTGGGCCAAGATCGTCATCATCTCCGCCATCACCTGGCGGTGGACCGGCTACAACATGATCTTCTATCTCGCTGCGCTCCAGAACATCGACAAGTCGATTTATGAAGCTGCGCGCATTGATGGCGTGCCCGCGTGGGCGCGCTTCTGGAGGATCACTGTTCCGATGCTCAAGCCGGTGATCCTGTTCACCACCATTCTGTCCACCATCGGCACGCTGCAGCTGTTTGACGAGGTCAACAACATTACCCAGGGCGGCCCGGGCAATGGCACGATGACCCTCTCACTCTACATCTACAACCTCACCTTCCGCATGATGCCAAGCTTTGGCTATTCGGCCTTGGTTTCGTGGGTGATCGTTCTGATTGTGGCAGTTCTCAGCATCATGCAGTTCTTCATTGCACGCGATCGCCGGAGGGCATCATGA